One Coffea arabica cultivar ET-39 chromosome 5c, Coffea Arabica ET-39 HiFi, whole genome shotgun sequence DNA window includes the following coding sequences:
- the LOC113690893 gene encoding D-amino-acid transaminase, chloroplastic isoform X1: MATTAPSSDQNPEVENGEEFEVHVFSSEAELLEKLQDKWRSVKPQPYPAMYSSVFGGIILDPALMVIPMDDHMVHRGHGVFDTAIILGGHLYELDVHLTRFLKSASKAKIVSPFPKSTLRSILIQLAAASQCRKGTLRYWLSAGPGDFLLSPAGCPKSAFYAIVIDEDFEQCKEGVKVITSTIPMKTPLFATMKNVNYMPNVLSKMEAEEQGAFASIWVDEEGYIAEGPNVNVGFITHDKELILPEFDKILRGCTAARLLELAPKLVEQHRLKSVRTDNLTIEEAKNAAEMMYIGSTLPVLPIIAWDEKPIGDGKVGELTMALSDLVWEDMVAGPKTRRIPVPYL; the protein is encoded by the exons atGGCTACTACTGCCCCTTCTTCTGACCAGAACCCAG AGGTTGAGAACGGTGAAGAGTTCGAAGTTCATGTATTTTCATCAGAGGCAGAG TTACTTGAGAAGCTGCAAGACAAATGGAGGTCAGTGAAACCACAGCCCTATCCGGCAATGTATTCGAGTGTATTTGGTGGAATTATTCTTGATCCAGCATTGATGGTTATCCCGATGGATGACCACATGGTTCATCGAGGGCATGGTGTCTTTGATACAGCAATTATTCTTGGCGG GCATCTATACGAGTTGGATGTACACCTGACTCGTTTTCTTAAATCAGCTTCAAAAGCTAAAATAGTGTCCCCATTTCCTAAGTCCACTCTCAGAAGCATTCTTATTCAACTTGCAGCTGCATCACAGTGCAGAAAAGGTACTCTAAGATATTGGCTAAGTGCAGGGCCAGGAGATTTCTTACTTTCTCCTGCAGGATGCCCGAAATCAGCATTCTATGCTATTGTAATTGACGAAGACTTTGAACAGTGCAAAGAGGGGGTTAAGGTTATAACATCCACAATCCCCATGAAGACACCCCTCTTTGCCACAATGAAGAATGTAAACTACATGCCGAATGTTCTTTCCAAAATGGAAGCTGAAGAGCAGGGAGCTTTTGCATCGATCTGGGTTGATGAGGAAGGATATATTGCTGAGGGTCCAAATGTGAATGTGGGATTTATAACCCATGACAAAGAGCTTATCTTGCCTGAATTTGATAAGATATTGCGTGGCTGCACAGCAGCTAGGCTTCTTGAACTGGCACCCAAATTGGTTGAGCAACACCGTCTTAAAAGCGTCAGAACTGACAATCTAACAATAGAGGAGGCAAAAAATGCTGCTGAAATGATGTACATTGGAAGCACCCTCCCAGTTCTACCTATTATTGCGTGGGATGAAAAGCCCATCGGAGATG GAAAAGTGGGAGAACTGACCATGGCTCTCTCAGACTTGGTCTGGGAAGACATGGTTGCTGGTCCAAAAACACGAAGGATTCCAGTTCCTTACCTGTAG
- the LOC113691133 gene encoding uncharacterized protein At4g28440, with protein sequence MAATSSKTEDQPAAVAGGLRKPVFVKVENLKPGTNGHTLVVRVLSSKTVLQRGKSVSPHLRNTNIAECLVGDETACILFTARNDQVDVMKPGTTVILRNAKIDMFKGTMRLAVDKWGRIEVTQPAEFDVKEDNNLSLIEYELVNVVDEE encoded by the exons ATGGCGGCGACTAGTTCCAAGACGGAAGACCAACCGGCTGCTGTGGCTGGGGGTTTGAGGAAGCCGGTGTTTGTTAAGGTGGAGAATCTCAAGCCCGGGACTAACGGCCACACTCTCGTCGTCAGGGTCCTCAGTTCCAAAACCGTTTTGCAAAGAGGTAAGTCGGTGTCTCCGCACCTCAGGAATACTAACATTGCTGAGTGCCTTGTTGGCGATGAGACTGCTTGCATCCTTTTCACCGCCCGCAACGATCAAG TTGATGTGATGAAACCTGGTACAACTGTCATCCTGCGAAATGCAAAGATTGACATGTTCAAGGGAACCATGAGGCTAGCTGTTGACAAATGGGGCCGAATTGAGGTCACCCAGCCCGCTGAATTTGATGTGAAAGAGGACAACAATCTCTCTCTTATTGAGTATGAGCTGGTGAATGTTGTTGATGAGGAGTAA
- the LOC113690893 gene encoding D-amino-acid transaminase, chloroplastic isoform X2 has translation MYSSVFGGIILDPALMVIPMDDHMVHRGHGVFDTAIILGGHLYELDVHLTRFLKSASKAKIVSPFPKSTLRSILIQLAAASQCRKGTLRYWLSAGPGDFLLSPAGCPKSAFYAIVIDEDFEQCKEGVKVITSTIPMKTPLFATMKNVNYMPNVLSKMEAEEQGAFASIWVDEEGYIAEGPNVNVGFITHDKELILPEFDKILRGCTAARLLELAPKLVEQHRLKSVRTDNLTIEEAKNAAEMMYIGSTLPVLPIIAWDEKPIGDGKVGELTMALSDLVWEDMVAGPKTRRIPVPYL, from the exons ATGTATTCGAGTGTATTTGGTGGAATTATTCTTGATCCAGCATTGATGGTTATCCCGATGGATGACCACATGGTTCATCGAGGGCATGGTGTCTTTGATACAGCAATTATTCTTGGCGG GCATCTATACGAGTTGGATGTACACCTGACTCGTTTTCTTAAATCAGCTTCAAAAGCTAAAATAGTGTCCCCATTTCCTAAGTCCACTCTCAGAAGCATTCTTATTCAACTTGCAGCTGCATCACAGTGCAGAAAAGGTACTCTAAGATATTGGCTAAGTGCAGGGCCAGGAGATTTCTTACTTTCTCCTGCAGGATGCCCGAAATCAGCATTCTATGCTATTGTAATTGACGAAGACTTTGAACAGTGCAAAGAGGGGGTTAAGGTTATAACATCCACAATCCCCATGAAGACACCCCTCTTTGCCACAATGAAGAATGTAAACTACATGCCGAATGTTCTTTCCAAAATGGAAGCTGAAGAGCAGGGAGCTTTTGCATCGATCTGGGTTGATGAGGAAGGATATATTGCTGAGGGTCCAAATGTGAATGTGGGATTTATAACCCATGACAAAGAGCTTATCTTGCCTGAATTTGATAAGATATTGCGTGGCTGCACAGCAGCTAGGCTTCTTGAACTGGCACCCAAATTGGTTGAGCAACACCGTCTTAAAAGCGTCAGAACTGACAATCTAACAATAGAGGAGGCAAAAAATGCTGCTGAAATGATGTACATTGGAAGCACCCTCCCAGTTCTACCTATTATTGCGTGGGATGAAAAGCCCATCGGAGATG GAAAAGTGGGAGAACTGACCATGGCTCTCTCAGACTTGGTCTGGGAAGACATGGTTGCTGGTCCAAAAACACGAAGGATTCCAGTTCCTTACCTGTAG